In Triticum aestivum cultivar Chinese Spring chromosome 5B, IWGSC CS RefSeq v2.1, whole genome shotgun sequence, the following proteins share a genomic window:
- the LOC123113967 gene encoding uncharacterized protein has protein sequence MTAMLRSALGSALRPPAPASRFFRKGVSGSRDATRRKLSSSGRDGSNNSTPADLFGDGSSKTWRRPEVVFITAAALSMATYTYIVNGKTVLGYQREVMENQDEVKPEKDNAI, from the exons ATGACGGCGATGCTCCGATCTGCGCTTGGGTCCGCGCTCCGGCCTCCCGCACCGGCCTCCCGCTTCTTCCGCAAGGGCGTCTCCGGAAGCCGCGACGCCACAAGG CGGAAGTTGTCCTCCAGTGGCCGAGATGGATCAAACAACAGCACACCTGCCGATCTTTTTGGTGATGGTTCCTCCAAGACCTG gagaaggccagaAGTTGTGTTTATCACCGCAGCAGCCCTCTCAATGGCTACCTACACATACATTGTGAATGGGAAGACCGTGTTAGGGTACCAGCGTGAAGTGATGGAGAACCAGGACGAGGTGAAGCCGGAGAAAGACAACGCCATCTAG